tatgcatgcaaggtagagaaaaacacaacactaaaaaaaaaccaaaactataaaaagaaaaagaaaataaaataaagatgcagcaagtTAAAAGAGGGAatgaagttaccgcctttacaaactgctgaaaagaaaaactatctaacaattcttctaccgtctcccagGCAAcaatgccaaaatttgattatgcccaaagaataacacgGTAGTTGTATCACAGCTTTGAATGTCGATTTCATAGGGAGACAAtgtaaaagaatagcagaagaaacaaagaaattaaagaaaaatattaaataagtaatggagaacaaagattaatttcaactgcaaattaaagtgaaaaaatgattaacggaaaaagtactcaaatttgatgaacagtagAGTGTCGGGAATCCCATGCACAaattcggtattttaattattcttaattcattggataactcaattaggaactcaattttcaaaatttccaatcggaatgtatagatttataaactaaaattaaatcaaatgtaaccctttgaaaaatcattcaaaacttttaaaatatgtaaattactatccctattgaaAAAATCCAACGACAACAATATACTCAAGGAGCAATATtatagcaaaaaactaaattaatatagataaataattgatccaaacataatcaaagaactaatccacttaatagaaaaagtatgactaaatccataaatagaataaattctatgattattcggagaaaaaaaaacatcaacgatgaattgagaatgataaaaaaaaagttttaataattaaagatcaaatacataaattaaaaataccatctaatgtgcaagttcgtccctaaccctacttgagaatttagttacccataaatatactggacaacaagtCTCCAAagaaaactgaagtgaacgttagctatggaagtgattttctcatctcttcaAATATGCCTTTTATGCCTCTCCTCTCccctatttcgtgctaatgatatgcttatatatgaTAGGAAAGAAACTCTAATGTCTTTTTAATTTCCGCATGAAAAGATAGcctaaattttaaaactcatcTTTGCAGCCACGTATGCCCTTCGGgagttcaaatttggaaatccttattagagacaaaggtatagccctttaagatagctttctaatgcatcaagaatagCATCAATTTGATATGTAAGTAAAAGgttacagtcaaaagactaaagtatgtccagactgtctctcAGTGagtttcggacttggacttcttgtggtttccttttgtgatttctttttctttttcttttcttccaaattgctctcaaaccccatgaatgtcctcatttgaatttgaataggcttgacttgctcttttataaactctaaaattaaacataaaaaactgcttAAGAGTATCAcaatataaatagaaattcaatttaagaatacacattaattcctatgatttctattcacattttagcattttaatccaataataaggTATTTAAAGtacactttcgcacactcatcatcGGCCATCGAGGGTTTGTCTTGACAGTGGGTctcaatagattttttttttacttaatgattaaataagtgttttttttttcttaaaaaaaattgtgaattttcttttcaatgttTAAGGATATAAAAAACTGTATGAAAAAAGAGTCAAAATAAATTCTCAGGAAAATTTGTTGAGCTACACCCTCGATGGGTCATTTACCAAACCCACATCCACACttcaagaagaataagaagaaatagtgggggaggagaaaaagaaaatgagagagaaccGGGGCGCAACTACACCTaccagagggagagagagagagagagatacaatgatggagagagagagagagagagagagagagagagagagagagagagattttaagTTAAGCCTAACCCTGAGACGATGCGTTTACAtcgtttatttaaaaataaaaaataaaatattagataaaatgacatcattttattaaacaaaattattattttaaaatttttaatgtgTCTATATGGGCTAGGTCAAGGGAAGGGGTAAACCCCTGGGACGCTTGGGCCCAACCAAGGCCCAACCCCAATTCCTAGCTAGCCCGCATGCCCTCCATCCAAGCCAAGCAAAGGCCATATGAGTTGGGGCAGGATGGCGAGTGGTGGAAACCCACCTCCtagtattaattttgtatttaagtgatatttaaaaataaaatatcataaaatattaagacACATATTACCTTAAGGTCTAAACTAATCATAGCCTTCGGTACATTTCTATAGGTTTGGATTGgacaattttctttcttttgacaTCACATATAGGTTGTAAAACGCCGAAAGCCTTGGGCCAAGTGGCTTGGCCCGTCTCATGGGTGGATAGAACATCTGTCTCGCAAGTCCCCGTAACCCCAAATCATATAGCCTAAAAAAGTGTAGTTGAAAAAAATGCATATGTTCTCTTTATGGGACGTTTGGATAGATGTAAGGAATCCTAATAATCTCAAATCATAGAGTCTGGTTTGGTtatatagataaaattatctcatctcattttatctaatataattattataaatttcttaaatttttatataaaatataataaataatttaaattttttaaatttcaaaacaaatataatattaaaaaattatattataataatattttattcaattatcaatttttatttcattttatctgtgtaaccaaacgataTTTAACTGAAGGGATCAGATGCCCATGAATTTGAATTTCCtctaaaaactctataaaattatattataataatataaagaaaaattgcttctttatattaaattttattacgattaattttttatatatgctATATGTGAAAGTGAGCAATTGTTTTATTCCATACAAAACATAAGGAAACATGTTTTAGTTGGTACTAaataatatacaaataaaatatttcaaacaagaTATCcagatttatatattaaaaatgtataGAAAAACCAtataatatagtttatatataattttttattttctataaactttatttaatttttaaatattttataccaAATTTACGGCGGCTGTTATATATACATTTGGGATGAAAATATAAGGATATTTCGAGaatgataaataatttctatAGGATACCTAGGAAGAAATTATGCATGAAAATATCATATTCCTAGCAATGATATTAGAATCCTATCCATTTCCAAACTTGGGTTCAGTCATATTCCTAGAAGTTTCATATATTCTCCAGCATCACATTTATGAGAACATCACATATTTTATAGATTCCCGAACCAAATGATGCCTTAGTTTTTTAATCTTACCTTTTGGTTTCTGCTTAATCTTCATTATAGTTGTAGCCACTATAAGGATGCAGTTTGTGCTAAGTAGGGATGTAAATTGGTCTGGTGCAGAGGATGATAGACTGAAACTTTCGATCCATCCTTTTCCCGTACCGGACCAGATCGATCACTCCTAGTGAATCAGACCGGAACATTAGCTATCAGTCTGGCCGGCCCATATCAGTTCGGGCCAGTTTCAAATGGGAGTTGAAGTATACAAAAAAGTCCGCAATGTGTATTTTCGGCCcattagtataaaaaaaaaaaaaatcacaatatttataattttgaataatgcaaatatttaactttatttacacattttttacttaaaaatagcttaaaaaaagttgttcaaattatcaaaattgatcaatatatatgaattaattaatattagttaattaataattatatatttaacattttatattgtCAATAGTCATACGCTAGATAAAAATTACTCAATAGTCTTGttaattcatatatttaatcTTTTGGATTGGTTTTTTCAATATGGAccgaaaattttaatttacgtAAGAATCTTGATGATGCTGCGTTAGCAATAAACGACTGAAGGAGGAACTAGGTTTGCTAGTCTCCTTGAATAGGGTAAAGGATATCTGACCTTCTGCTCACTTCCATAGATTATCCTTCGATAGCTATTTACCTAACTGATTTATTTCTCTAAGATAAATTATTCTGTGACATTCCTCTGCTGTAGTTTCTTCTTTGCTAAGAGTAACAAAGAAGGATATAACTATAAAGAATGGCAAGGTATGATATTCATTCAAATTGAACTCAGTATCATCATCACAAGAAACTTGTCTGATTCGCCCATTATATGGTTTACAACATAAGGTTATTGTAGATTGTCAATATTAGATATGAGTCATGCTAGGTTGCCCGCCCAGCAATAACCGTTGGGCATGCTGCCTaacacaattttaaatttttattttcttgttttttttcttttcatatttttttaatatatttaaattttttaaaaaataaaaaaatataccaatacgctaaaaattatttttttaataattaaataaaaataaaatttaaattgatgagCAGTCGTTTGGAGCAGGACACTTGGGACAGCATACCATCATTAGATATTTCAACTATATATCAAACACATTTCAGTACCTACTTGACAATATACTCtttattttatactatttttaatCTTCTGTTGTATTTCCTTAGGATGTAATTCCAAGCTCAACCTTTCACAAGAAATTGCTTGTTATACCCTATATATTGTCCaactccaaaataaaaaataaaattctcccATTCAGATCATCACTCAGCAAGAAAGACAGCTCAGATATGATGGAATCCATCTAAAATTGTCATCCCTCAAGTTAAAAgaagataaattatatttacaatctaAGGGTGTGTAAGTCTCATGtatttcctttgaaaaaaataggtaaatatgaaacacatgaaaaaaattatttttttaacagtggaccctatattttttcaaaaggagtgtGTGGAATTTGTACACCCTAAGCTTGTATctagtagcattactcttaaaaaGAAAGCTATAAGCCAGATAAGCCAGATATGATGATTATCGTTCAGAAACTACAGTTCCTGAAATTGAATGAGCACAAACAAGCATACAATCTAAAACTAATCTCGACAatataatattgttaaaaagttcttgtttttttatcttttcctctATCAAAGATAAGTAGTACAATGTATTTCTCTCGagtaaaacattaaaatcaatggACTCAATCCATTCAACTATACCAATCAAGAAAGATGATAGAGAAGGTaagtacaaaaagaaaaagaataagaaaggTCCTGCTGCTACTATTCCGCTGAATAGCTTGGGTTAACTCTTTGTTACCAAGCTCTACATTCATTGTAGCTTCAACAGCCTGTAAAAGTAAAAGAGCAAAAGACatgacaacaaaaaaaaaaaacacaagttAGACTAAACGCCGCATCTAGAATAGCATGGGAAAAACAGCAGTCATCACATTTAGCCGTTACTAAAAAGAACAGTGGACGAAAGGCATGTTGCATTGTTGTGTACAGTTCCATATATTGCACCACACTTGCTGCCCTAGGAAGCTGATAATGCAGTGTTTGGGTGACAACCAAAGTCATGTTCAATACCAGCATGCCTATTCATGTCTTGTCGGTTTTAAATGTTCCTCAGAAGGTTTTGTTATCTATAAgaaacttttgaaaaaaaggGTGGCTTGGATCAATATGTATAAACCTTACGAGGAAGGAGGATTGGGTATTAGGGATCttcaagaaataatttataaaaaaaaaaagtgatcttcaacaaataaaaattgctCTACATATGAAGCTTGCATGGAATTTTTTGTATCATAATTCCTTGTGCTAGAGCTAAGTACATTTCTGGGTCTCTTCCATTTCTGGCAATTGCCACTTGGAGGGATTCATCCCTGTGGCGATCAATCCTTTCTCTGATTAAAGATGTAATCAATCCTGTCTATGGATGGGTTCAAATGTTATCGCAGAAATGAGAGCCATACTATATGGTTTGAGATTGTGCATTTCAAGGAACATTTGTCCTATTGAATATAATTCTGATGTTGGTCTGGGTGAAGTATATTGGGAACTTTTGGATGTTTGGGAttaaggggatgtttggaaaaaGTTTCCACCTATCTCATCTTacctcatttcatctcatttccttcccaacatcattcaaacacaaaaactTTTAAACTATaattcattacaactttttcaaactaatcattacaactttcccaaactttcaaacaaaaaataaaaaataattcaaccttttcaaattccaaaacaaaaataatattaaaaaattatattctaacaatattttgacttcataatattttttattcaactttttctctctccctttccgaaacccaataaatacttaactcaaactatcttactactattcacaaaccatcatactactattcacaaaattctcatctcattccccaagcatcccctagaGCTGCCAAAGTGAAGCTAAATGTTCAATTTCAGCATGTGTACAGAGAAGCTAACCAAAccaatgactttttttttttttttttttttgataagtgaatACAATAAATGTGAGGAAGAAAACCAGACCAATGATTTTCTTGCAAACAGGGGTGGTAGGGGTTCCTATTTATCTGTGCTAAATGCACAACATGTTCTTAAAGAGGCTATAAGAGTCTTGAGGTTAGAAAGGGCTGATTTTGCCTACCTAAGATTAAAGGAGTTTTGTAGAGGTGTCTCTTGCTTTTATGAGACTGTTTTTGTTATGTCTGTGTAGGGGTTTGATCACACCCTGATGTAGGTTTGTTAATGAAAGTtatctttgttaaaaaaatagtcaCGCTCAAGTATACTTGAACAAATTCAAAACGGCGTCCTTCCCGACTACCTGATACACGATACATGATATTAAGATTGggctattaataattttaacatAGAGGAAGAATGGAGGAACAAAAAGTTAAACCTGAGAGAAGTAAGTACATATTACCATACCCCTGACTGTAAAGCTAGCAATTATTAATCTGATCATATATCAGATCCTGAGCCTAGTCAGTCGAACAAAATAAACCCATGACTATGATTCATACTCAGGTCAGGTCAGGTCAGGTCAGGTATTGGTCTAAACATATCTAGAGTTTATATGATAAACTTGTATTTCAAAGTTTCATGAAAGGATTGATCAGTGGGCTTCTTCTTTGCTAAATATACAATATGACCTGACAAGAGAAGACCCGCAAGAGATCTAACAGAGAAATAAAGTTTGtccttcccttttctttctGTTTGGGGGCTCGGCTTGTTGATGAGTTTTTTGCCCTCTAACCAACTAAAACAGTTAAGGCTGACAGAGCAGCCACCTTGGCAGCCTTCACCCACAATGCATGATGTAATGTTTCGTTTCGGACCCAGGGCACCAATGTTTCCTCGGTTACCGCCTTGTAGCTTGATGGCATTTGCTTCTAATATTAGGGATGTCTTACCCCACCCACCcaccatataaaaaaaaatatggacaaAATATGCTCTAACCTGGTTGTATAAAAGTTCTATTTGTTGAGATTGTTGCAAAACATGTGTGGACATAAGGTGATTCAATGCCGACAATTCCACCATCTTAGTTTCAGTTTCATGAACAACATCAAGGAGACTTGACAACTCTACCTGCATAAGGAatagaaacaaataaatttagCCATACAAGGACCTCAAAGTCCAGAATTGAACAAGAGAGGAAACACCTGTATAGAAGCATCAAACAAAATGACATCAGAGAATCAATAAGCTCACTACCTGAAGGGCACGTGTTTCATCATCCAAATGCTGCTGCTGTAGTCTCAGAGGATCAGATTGAAGTTCATGGAGCTCCCTGAGCTCTATTGCATTTGATTTAGATGAATCTTCAGAATTTGAATTTGCATTACGTTTAAGTTTTCTTCTAGGCATTGCTCTACTAATGGCATCCTGAAAGCGTATGGCTCTTAGCTGATCAAACTGTATTGTGACCGAATGAAGTCTCTCACTTAATATTAAAACCTGCAAATCAACAAAGtggaaacaaaataaatctaGCATTCATACcatgcaaaaaacaaaaaaaatgataggtaagcaaaattttattgataataggGATAggcaatagcccaagtacacgggacatTTCATCACCTATGCTTGAAGATCTAGTGATACAAAAAAAGAATACAAAGCAGATACTAGAAATTCTTATAGATTGATTAAAACTATTAGCCAGaaaacatatttatataaaatggaaATATATGACAATAGGTCTCCCACATCTAAGTCAGTTAGAAGGAGGGTTTCCATATCAGAGTAGAGAAGCCAGTTTAGGTAAGCATATCAATGAAAATATGAATTTGAACTCACAAAAAGGTTCAAATAAACTAATTGGTCACTTCCAGATCGGGTATGACCAGACTTTTCAAATCCAGCCTTTTCAAGTTGGTCAATTGCTCAAAATCCAGTGGCGGAGGGCAAGGTGGCCATGGCCCCCCAAAAAATCAGAAACCTGCCCCCCTCCctcaaatttaatatttataaggGTTAGATACAAAATTAATGCCATGGTATGCCTCAATTAAATTGCTCCCCATCTTTTTGTTTAATAGATAAAAGAACAtgttttttcaactattttaatCCTAGAGGTTTTAAGATTGATCAAATTGGTCCCTCCATTAAAATCAGTTAGTAAACCATTAAATATGCTGACATGGCTGCCACATGTCAAAagacaaaaatcaaattttaaaattgtttaaacttaaatattgtttaaaaacacattaataaagaacaaaaagaaaaagaaaaagaaaaactatgtGGCGACCCGATTTGGTGGCTCTCAAACCCACCCTTGTGCATCAGCCTGTGGCGGCTTAGGGGTGACCATCCCAAAGACACCCCTGATTTTTAagctataatatttttttcagtttCTGACTGATTTTGAGGGAAACTATAAGgactaatttttcatttaaccataatttttaaaaaaatatcttctaACGccctgcccccccccccccccccccccccttcccttttttttttattggcaccgagtGTCTGAGAACAAAGTCCATACTAATCCCAAGAGTGCACAGACCCTTGGCAAGGAGTTTTCTGCAAGTGCACTttaggtaattcaaggggacGTTCCCCCAGTCCGATagccctagaaattgtttgcacccaagaggaaTCGAACCTTGGACCTAGAGGGAGCATTccaccaagaccaaggtctttaccacttgagccaacccctaggggttccCTCTCCCTTTAaacaatagaaaaaagaaataacctCCTTTGTCCTCCAAAAATCTATGATGACtactaaaactcaaaatttagcCTCAAAAAATTTCCATAAGTCAAAAgatatcttttccaaaaacaCATAGTAGATTAATTCCTTCAACCTCTCACGCATatagattaaattttttttatttattatgacATTAGTCCCCTTAGCTTTTTTTCCTGGATTGGGGAGAGTGGGGAGGGGGACATATTACAGCCAACACGAACTCCCATAAGAATAGACAAATTTTAGTAAAGCATGTACAAGAAGCATACCACGCCATGTTTGTGTGCTATGGTATCAACATTTGAATTATCAGCCCTTATGCCAAGCCATCCTTTAGAGTCTGATTCTTCACTATTTAtgccattttttaaaatatcaatttgttCCTGGCATGCTTTAATGAAAGCACTAACCTGCAAAGCAGTAATTTGGGAGACAAGGTAAGCATTTCCTGATGACAATGCAGCTCATTACAAGAAATGACAGGTGGATTTACCTACTCAGAATGATAAGCAAAACATATCGTTATTCTGTTCTGGAGAATGAAAGCAAGCGAGACTAGACAATTAATCACttgcaaaaaaaattgaaataggaTCAATGTGAAAGGAACTACAATGTTTCTTAGATGTACAGATAACATACTTAAGAAAGAAGTCATATTGAATAACTGGCAGATCTAACCATGGATAATATGAGAATTGTTTAACAAGTATGAGAAAATGTTAAGACTACTACAAAAACATTAACTTTGcatttgttaatgatgatattaatatttcattaaaagggttTCTGAGGACAAGTTTGACAACTTACTTCATGTTCAATGCTGTCTCTCTCCTGTTCAGTAGTACGATGAAGATCCACATAATCCTTTCGATGTTTCAACATAAACTGTTCCAAAGCTTTGATGCTTTCAAGCTTATAGATGACAAGGAAAAAAGTTAACTACAAAACTGTACCTAAACATTCACATGGCCCCCTTCTTTCAGAGGAAAAGATATGTTCTTATAGAACTATTATTTATGATCAAACTCTACTGAACTTATAAAAAGAGTGTGTACCGTCTTCAGTGCAGCTTTTGTGAAAGATGACCTTTGTAGAGGTTTATGAATTATGAAAGACGCCAAAATGGCTGCCAATTTCGACTGCAAAAGGAAACAACACTTGATTTAGAGTGAGAAAAAGGAAGGGTGCAAGGAATTTACAATGGTAACAAAATTGTACTTTGTGCAAAGCCAAGATACCGAATGGGAAaacaaattatatgaaaaaagatTTACGCAAGATGCATGTACCTAACATGAAAATAGTAGAGCAACAACATGTAGCAAAATTTCTACAGAATTACAGGAAAACCAAAGAAGTTACAACTTGTATATTTACCCCTACATCATACCAAACCATATTTT
This genomic interval from Carya illinoinensis cultivar Pawnee chromosome 10, C.illinoinensisPawnee_v1, whole genome shotgun sequence contains the following:
- the LOC122279187 gene encoding syntaxin-81 gives rise to the protein MSRIRDRTEDFKDVVRQTALSLGYDESKLAAILASFIIHKPLQRSSFTKAALKTLESIKALEQFMLKHRKDYVDLHRTTEQERDSIEHEVSAFIKACQEQIDILKNGINSEESDSKGWLGIRADNSNVDTIAHKHGVVLILSERLHSVTIQFDQLRAIRFQDAISRAMPRRKLKRNANSNSEDSSKSNAIELRELHELQSDPLRLQQQHLDDETRALQVELSSLLDVVHETETKMVELSALNHLMSTHVLQQSQQIELLYNQAVEATMNVELGNKELTQAIQRNSSSRTFLILFLFVLTFSIIFLDWYS